The following DNA comes from Vibrio gigantis.
TGACTGATAGTAGTAACGTAAGTACGCACATGGCACCAAGTTCAGTGAGCGAATAAGCTCGCCGTCCCATTCGAATGGCGGGATGTTTTTTGGCATCATTTGATCGTTGCCACCAAGAAGTTGCTCGATGAGCTCGCCCAGCTTATCTTGACCTTCATGGAGCACTTTCCGAGCCCACACTAGGTGGTTTAATCCGGCAATTTGCATCGTCATATCTTTGCGTTCTGCACCGAGCATTTTTGCGGCTCCGAGTTCCATGTTGACTGGAACGTTACATAGGCCAACGGTCTTAATCGTGGAATGCTTAATCAGTGCTTCCGTTACCATACCTGATGGGTTGGTGAAATTGAGTAACCACGCATTGGGGCATAATTCTTCCATCTCTTTTGCTATCTCGAGTGCAATCGGTATGGTTCGGCAAGCATTAGAGAAGCCTCCTAAGCCATTGGTTTCTTGGCCAATCATGCGATATTTTAATGCGATTCGTTCGTCGCGTAGCCTGGCCTCCATTCTTCCTGCGCGAAACTGTGAGCAGACAAAGTTCGCGCCTTTCAGGGCTGATTTTCGATCCGTGGTGAGGTGAACATTAATCTCACAGCCTGCTTTGTTTATCATTCGCTTAGTGAGAGCCGCGATTATCTCTGCTTTTTCCATACCTTCTTCGATATCGACCAACCACAGATCAGAGATAGGTAATTCGTGATGGCGCTTGAGTAGGCCTTCAACGAG
Coding sequences within:
- a CDS encoding 6-phospho-beta-glucosidase — encoded protein: MQQNQKLKVTVIGGGSSYTPELVEGLLKRHHELPISDLWLVDIEEGMEKAEIIAALTKRMINKAGCEINVHLTTDRKSALKGANFVCSQFRAGRMEARLRDERIALKYRMIGQETNGLGGFSNACRTIPIALEIAKEMEELCPNAWLLNFTNPSGMVTEALIKHSTIKTVGLCNVPVNMELGAAKMLGAERKDMTMQIAGLNHLVWARKVLHEGQDKLGELIEQLLGGNDQMMPKNIPPFEWDGELIRSLNLVPCAYLRYYYQSRDILDKEFAASENSTNRADLVAKVEQQLLEIYKDPMLDTKPQLLEERGGAYYSEAACELMSSIHNNKRSIMHVNTRNNGAIQGLPDDCAVEVSSVITSSAILPLNVEPFDSDTLRLIQQMKEFETLTVKAAMTGDVALAKRALILNPIVDSGSHIDEALLETIRENLDFMPAFAHRLA